One part of the Xiphophorus maculatus strain JP 163 A chromosome 1, X_maculatus-5.0-male, whole genome shotgun sequence genome encodes these proteins:
- the LOC102231420 gene encoding ladderlectin-like, whose product MAAGLVFTLLLGLSFGLWDGADAGCRLRGTCFFYSPTALDCPLGWRWFNRRCFRVLNISKSWADAEKHCLQLDSHLASYHSTGEYNFMRQVIHLRTGKHTSTWVGGYDSAQEGKWFWTDGSKFLFTNWRPERPKNDGGVEHCMNINLNDKEFVGDADCVTQLPFICARPL is encoded by the exons ATGGCTGCCGGTCTTGTCTTCACTCTGCTTCTTGGTCTGAGCTTTGGACTCTGGGATGGAGCTGAT GCCGGATGTCGACTGAGAGGTACGTGCTTCTTTTATT CTCCCACAGCCCTTGACTGCCCTTTAGGCTGGAGGTGGTTCAACCGTCGCTGTTTCAGGGTACTGAATATTTCAAAGTCCTGGGCTGATGCAGAG AAACATTGCCTCCAACTGGATTCACATCTGGCCTCATACCACAGTACAGGGGAGTACAACTTCATGAGACAGGTTATCCACCTTAGAActggaaaacacacatcaaCTTGGGTTGGCGGTTATGATTCAGCACAG GAAGGCAAGTGGTTTTGGACTGACGGTTCCAAATTTTTGTTTACTAACTGGAGGCCCGAACGTCCAAAGAATGATGGTGGAGTCGAACACTGCATGAACATCAACTTAAATG ATAAAGAGTTTGTGGGTGATGCTGATTGTGTGACGCAGCTTCCCTTCATCTGTGCCAGACCCCTATAA